CGGAGGGGCTAACGTAGCACGTTTGCGAGAAATGTACAATGCCACGTCTGCCGGAACAGGGCCTCACGCGTCGGCGAGGACGGCTTCGATCTCGGCCAGCTCATCCTCGGAGAAGACGGTGTTGCGCAGGGCACCAATATTCTCACGGATCTGGTCGGCGCTGCTGGCGCCGATCAGCACCGAGGTGACCCGCGTGTCGCGCAAGACCCACGCCAGCGCCATCTGCGCGAGCGACTGGCCGCGGTCGGCGGCGATCGGCGCGAGGCGGCGGGCGGTGTCGACGGCGGCGGGAGTCAGACGGGCGGCGGTGAGGAAGGGGCTTCCCTTGCCGGCGCGCGAATCGGCGGGGACGCCGGCGGCGTACTTGTTCGTGAGCACCCCCTGCGCCAGCGGCGAGAAGGCGATCACGCCGAACCCCTCCTCTTCGGCGGTGGCGAGCAGGCCGTCCTCGACCCCGCGCTCGAGCATGCTGTAGCGGGGCTGGTGGATCACGCAGGGGGTGCCCATCTGCCGCAGGATCCGCGCCGCGCGCCGCGCGAGTTCGGGGGGATAGTTGGAGAGGCCGGCGTAGAGCGCCTTGCCCCGGCGGACCGCCGTGTCGAGCGCCCCCATGGACTCCTCCAGCGGCGTGTCGGGATCGGGCCGGTGGTGATAGAAGATGTCCACGTAGTCCAGCCCGAGCCGCTTCAGGCTCTGATCAAGGCTCGCCAGCAGCCCCTTGCGCGAGCCCCACTCGCCGTAAGGGCCGGGCCACATGAAGTAGCCCGCCTTGGTCGCGATCACCAGCTCGTCGCGCCAGGCGCCGAAGGTGTCCCTCAGCAGCGCGCCCAGCCGCGCCTCGGCCGCGCCCGCCGGCGGACCGTAGTTGTTGGCCAGGTCGAAATGGGTCACGCCGAGGTCGAAGGCCGTGGCGAGAATCTCGCGGCACGCGGCCGATGACGCCGCCTGGCCGAAGTTATGCCACAGGCCGAGCGAGACCGCCGGCAGCCGGAGGCCGCTGCGCCCGCACCGGTTGTAGATCATGCCGCGCTCGTAGCGCTTCGGGTCGGGTTCGTAGTCCATATGATGCCTACAGCGGCGAACCGTGTTGAACAGGGCGCGTGCCGTCGCCTGACTCCCACTCGCCGTACGTAGCCTCTTCCTCGCGAACCTGATCCGCGTCCCGGTGGGCCTTGAGGACCAACATATCGCGCTTCTCCCTGACCGAGGCCGTACCGTTCTGCCGCTCGCCCCGTTTGGCCTCATTCAGCGACTGCTGCAGCGCCTCGATCCTGGGGGAATAGTTCCACGCGGTGAAGGTGCTCAGGATCAGGTCGTAGCCGTCCAGACGGGCGACGCCGTTCTGCCGGCGGAGCTGGTCGGCGACCGCAGGTTTCATGGCTTCGAGCTGCGCCTCGATCTCGAAGATCCGCTTCCGCAATTCAAAGTACCGGGCGATCTCGTTCGTACTCATTCGATTCCTCCTGTTGAACCCTGCTATTTGAATGGCCGGTAGTCTAACAAAAGTCACAGAGGCAAGCCATCTGGAATTTGCGGCGGGCAGCAAACAGGAATTGCCAGCAATTCTAATTTTGAAGATGGGACCATCGGCGTCGGGGTCGGTATCGGTATCGGTATCGATAAAACCAACGGAAATTCGACCCCGATTCCGATACCGACCCCGACCCCGATAACTCAATCGCCTCATAATTAGAATTGCTGCAGGAATTGCTGAGGAGCATTGACAAACAGCAGTTTATATGTAAGCCTAAACACATGAGCACCAAGCGGAGGTGAAGAACGGCAAGCGTCCGCTCGAAACGATGGATGGCGATCTGCCTGAAAGCACGGGGGGACGCTTATACCCGACGTTCTTGACACTTATTCCGGTTTCTGCCATGCTCCCCGCCATGATAACCATGCTCTTCGCCATGACATCGCTGCGTCAGACCGGTTCCGGCATGATTTCGGCGCGGGCGGACCGG
The DNA window shown above is from Lentisphaerota bacterium and carries:
- a CDS encoding L-glyceraldehyde 3-phosphate reductase translates to MDYEPDPKRYERGMIYNRCGRSGLRLPAVSLGLWHNFGQAASSAACREILATAFDLGVTHFDLANNYGPPAGAAEARLGALLRDTFGAWRDELVIATKAGYFMWPGPYGEWGSRKGLLASLDQSLKRLGLDYVDIFYHHRPDPDTPLEESMGALDTAVRRGKALYAGLSNYPPELARRAARILRQMGTPCVIHQPRYSMLERGVEDGLLATAEEEGFGVIAFSPLAQGVLTNKYAAGVPADSRAGKGSPFLTAARLTPAAVDTARRLAPIAADRGQSLAQMALAWVLRDTRVTSVLIGASSADQIRENIGALRNTVFSEDELAEIEAVLADA